One stretch of Chryseobacterium indologenes DNA includes these proteins:
- a CDS encoding 23S rRNA (pseudouridine(1915)-N(3))-methyltransferase RlmH, which produces MRISLLCIGKTDDKEITSLINYYLNRLPKHWNFEITEIPDVKNAKNLSSDLLKKEEAKLFLNHIDKNDLVVILDEKGKQFTSREFSQKIDTWMNSSIKKVHILIGGAYGFSDEMYSRANEKMSLSKMTFTHQMIRLFIVEQLYRADQILQGKPYHND; this is translated from the coding sequence ATGCGAATCAGTTTACTTTGTATCGGCAAAACGGATGATAAAGAGATTACGTCCCTGATTAATTATTATCTTAACCGTCTTCCCAAACACTGGAATTTTGAAATTACGGAGATCCCGGATGTTAAAAATGCTAAAAACCTGTCTTCAGATCTTCTTAAAAAAGAGGAAGCCAAACTTTTTCTCAATCATATTGATAAAAATGACCTTGTTGTTATCCTTGATGAAAAAGGAAAGCAGTTTACAAGCCGTGAATTTTCTCAGAAAATCGATACATGGATGAATTCCTCCATAAAAAAAGTACATATTCTGATTGGAGGAGCTTATGGCTTTTCTGACGAGATGTATAGCAGAGCCAATGAAAAGATGTCATTATCAAAAATGACTTTTACCCATCAGATGATCCGTTTGTTTATTGTGGAGCAGCTGTACCGTGCAGACCAGATTCTTCAGGGTAAGCCTTATCATAATGATTAA
- a CDS encoding TCR/Tet family MFS transporter, with product MENSKKKAAIGFIFITLLIDITGWGIIIPVVPKLIEELIHADISEAAKYGGWLGFAYAFTQFIFSPLVGNLSDKYGRRPIILISLFGFAVDYIFLALAPTIWWLFLGRVIAGITGASVTTASAYIADISTDEDRAKNFGLIGAAFGLGFIIGPVLGGVLGHYGARVPFYAAAGLCLLNFLYGFFILPESLDKDKRREFDWKRANPIGSFKFLGKHPEISGLIVSLILIYIAGHAVQSNWSFFTMYKFGWTERMVGISLGVVGLLVGLVQGGLIRWTTPRLGEQKSIYYGLTMYAIGLLLFAFASEGWMMFAFLVPYCLGGICGPALQSVITKSVPSNEQGELQGALTSLMSATSIIGPPMMTNLFYFFTHDEAPFKFSGAPFFLAFILMAISVVITYSAFNKKRKI from the coding sequence ATGGAAAATTCAAAGAAAAAAGCAGCTATAGGCTTTATATTTATTACTTTACTGATTGATATTACAGGATGGGGAATCATTATTCCTGTTGTTCCTAAGTTAATTGAAGAGTTGATTCATGCAGACATTAGTGAAGCCGCAAAATATGGGGGCTGGCTGGGATTTGCCTATGCATTTACACAATTTATTTTTTCTCCGCTGGTTGGTAATCTGAGTGATAAATATGGACGCAGACCTATTATTCTGATTTCACTTTTTGGATTTGCAGTAGATTATATTTTCTTGGCGCTGGCACCTACGATCTGGTGGCTGTTTCTGGGAAGAGTTATTGCAGGGATTACCGGAGCAAGTGTAACGACAGCAAGTGCTTATATTGCGGATATTTCCACAGATGAGGACCGGGCGAAAAATTTTGGTCTGATCGGGGCGGCTTTCGGACTTGGTTTTATTATTGGGCCAGTGCTAGGTGGAGTTTTAGGACATTATGGTGCAAGAGTTCCTTTTTATGCAGCAGCAGGGTTATGTCTTCTTAATTTCCTCTATGGTTTCTTTATTCTTCCGGAGAGTTTGGATAAAGATAAAAGAAGAGAGTTTGATTGGAAACGGGCGAATCCTATAGGATCATTCAAATTTTTAGGGAAACATCCTGAAATCTCAGGACTTATTGTTTCATTGATCTTGATTTATATTGCCGGACATGCTGTACAAAGTAATTGGAGTTTCTTTACCATGTATAAATTCGGCTGGACGGAAAGAATGGTTGGAATTTCATTGGGTGTGGTAGGGCTATTGGTAGGTTTGGTGCAGGGAGGTCTGATCAGATGGACTACTCCAAGGCTGGGAGAACAGAAAAGTATTTATTATGGCCTTACCATGTATGCGATAGGGCTGCTATTATTTGCTTTTGCTTCAGAAGGCTGGATGATGTTTGCCTTTTTAGTTCCTTACTGTTTAGGAGGAATCTGCGGCCCGGCTTTACAGTCGGTGATCACGAAAAGTGTACCGTCTAATGAGCAGGGTGAGCTTCAGGGAGCATTAACCAGTTTAATGAGTGCTACTTCAATTATTGGTCCGCCAATGATGACCAACTTGTTTTACTTCTTCACTCACGATGAAGCACCGTTTAAATTTTCAGGAGCTCCATTCTTCCTGGCATTTATTTTAATGGCTATCAGTGTCGTGATTACATATTCTGCTTTTAATAAAAAAAGGAAGATTTAA
- a CDS encoding Sec-independent protein translocase subunit TatA/TatB: MELSIGEMALIAIAIVVLFGPDKLPQIARDLGAGVRKMRGAVEDIKTEIMKETDNPVSEIKREIEKVKDAAKDFNPMKDIEKDVLTEPSSTTQEPPKPKPADDETYEGPVSR, encoded by the coding sequence ATGGAATTAAGCATTGGAGAAATGGCATTGATTGCAATAGCAATCGTTGTATTATTCGGACCGGATAAACTGCCTCAGATTGCACGTGACTTAGGTGCGGGTGTTAGAAAAATGCGTGGCGCAGTGGAAGATATCAAGACCGAGATTATGAAGGAAACAGATAATCCTGTTTCTGAGATTAAGCGCGAAATTGAGAAAGTAAAAGATGCTGCCAAAGATTTCAATCCGATGAAGGATATTGAAAAAGATGTTCTTACAGAACCTTCTTCTACCACTCAGGAACCTCCAAAACCAAAGCCTGCCGATGATGAAACTTACGAAGGGCCTGTAAGCAGATAA
- a CDS encoding DUF1569 domain-containing protein — protein sequence MKTIFDSNIREELISRIDSLSQKNIAQWGKMNLYQMVKHCTVWNEWMLGSSRYTYKQDFLGKLFGKMVLKGMVKDDKPMKKNAPAGIFVIKESSGDIEVLKKHWKEQIASYAHYTNPDFIHDFFGKMTKDEIGIFVYKHMDHHLRQFRA from the coding sequence ATGAAAACAATATTTGACAGCAATATAAGAGAGGAACTTATCAGCAGGATTGATTCGCTTTCTCAAAAGAACATTGCACAATGGGGGAAAATGAACCTCTATCAAATGGTAAAACACTGTACTGTATGGAATGAATGGATGCTTGGAAGCAGTCGTTATACTTATAAGCAGGACTTCTTAGGAAAACTCTTTGGGAAAATGGTTTTGAAAGGAATGGTAAAAGACGATAAGCCAATGAAAAAAAATGCTCCGGCAGGGATTTTTGTAATAAAGGAATCATCAGGAGATATAGAGGTGCTGAAAAAGCATTGGAAAGAGCAGATAGCTTCCTATGCCCATTATACGAACCCTGATTTTATTCACGATTTTTTTGGAAAAATGACAAAAGACGAAATCGGTATTTTTGTTTATAAGCACATGGATCATCATTTAAGGCAATTTAGGGCATAA
- a CDS encoding arylamine N-acetyltransferase family protein, with product MDDLQLEKYLKRIHYSGDLGANMEVLKRIHQLHPQYIPFENIDSYTGAVPSLDFENIFQKLVLESRGGYCYEQNLLLSEVLKCIGFKVELELGRVVWHRDENSSAAKTHLLLIVELNNHKYLVDCGFGTATLTGPLILNDEEPQDTPNEKFKISQKNGAYTLWTWREKWLPVYRFELETVEPLDLEICNWYLSTHPESNFRKNLIFSKVDENARYTLSDHTLNIRKKRGGKESISIENDLQLFKMLKEVFGLKENAIEILKQKN from the coding sequence ATGGACGATTTACAATTAGAAAAATACCTCAAAAGAATCCATTATTCAGGAGATTTGGGAGCCAATATGGAAGTGTTAAAAAGAATCCATCAGTTGCATCCTCAATATATACCTTTTGAAAATATAGATTCTTATACGGGAGCAGTTCCGTCACTGGATTTCGAAAATATTTTTCAGAAACTGGTACTGGAATCCAGAGGGGGATACTGCTATGAACAAAATCTGCTTTTGAGCGAAGTATTGAAATGTATAGGCTTTAAAGTTGAATTAGAATTGGGCAGGGTAGTATGGCATAGAGATGAGAACAGCAGTGCAGCAAAAACCCATTTATTACTGATTGTAGAATTAAATAACCATAAATATCTTGTAGATTGTGGTTTTGGAACAGCTACATTGACTGGTCCTTTGATACTGAATGATGAAGAGCCACAGGATACCCCTAATGAAAAATTTAAAATTTCACAAAAAAATGGAGCGTACACACTCTGGACCTGGAGAGAAAAGTGGCTTCCAGTGTACCGGTTTGAATTGGAAACTGTAGAACCTCTCGACCTGGAGATTTGCAACTGGTATCTGTCTACTCATCCGGAATCTAATTTCAGGAAAAATCTGATTTTTTCAAAAGTTGATGAAAATGCAAGGTACACATTGAGTGATCATACTTTAAATATCAGGAAAAAAAGAGGTGGAAAAGAATCCATCTCTATTGAAAATGATCTTCAACTATTTAAGATGTTGAAGGAAGTATTTGGCTTGAAAGAAAATGCCATAGAAATTTTGAAACAAAAGAATTAA
- a CDS encoding tRNA (cytidine(34)-2'-O)-methyltransferase, whose product MLNVVLVEPEIPNNTGNIGRLCVGTECKLHLVHPFGFVINDKNLKRSGLDYWVHLDVTEYANVEEWAKSIPDPSRVFLMSSHAEKSYLENDFQDGDWLVFGKESVGLSKEVLNQFNQHLTIPMSKLIRSFNIANSVAFVVGEAKRQIGLKV is encoded by the coding sequence ATGTTAAATGTTGTTCTTGTAGAGCCCGAAATCCCTAATAATACTGGGAATATTGGGCGTTTGTGTGTAGGTACGGAATGTAAATTACACTTAGTGCATCCTTTTGGATTTGTAATTAATGATAAAAACCTGAAACGATCAGGATTGGATTATTGGGTACACCTTGACGTTACTGAGTATGCCAATGTAGAGGAGTGGGCTAAAAGTATTCCGGATCCATCACGTGTTTTTTTAATGAGCTCACATGCGGAGAAATCCTATTTGGAAAATGATTTTCAGGATGGTGACTGGCTTGTTTTCGGAAAGGAAAGTGTTGGTTTGAGTAAAGAGGTTTTGAACCAGTTTAACCAACATCTAACAATTCCGATGTCAAAGCTAATCCGAAGCTTTAATATTGCCAATTCTGTTGCTTTTGTTGTAGGTGAAGCAAAAAGACAGATTGGGTTAAAGGTATAA
- a CDS encoding phosphatase PAP2 family protein, with amino-acid sequence MEEIIQEDKQVFLYLNNLGDPAFDQFWMLISSTWIWVPLYIIFLYFLYKNYKLKSLVFILIFLALGATVSDQLASVFKYGVARLRPCHDPSLEHYMRIVKCGGQFGFYSAHASNTFFLAAFLSILLKNKLKWFPYAIFVWAIVVSYSRIYLGVHFPIDILVGAFVGSLLGVIFGALAKKVINKQNITS; translated from the coding sequence ATGGAGGAAATTATTCAGGAAGATAAGCAGGTATTTTTATACCTTAATAATTTGGGCGATCCAGCCTTTGACCAATTTTGGATGCTGATATCCAGCACTTGGATCTGGGTACCGCTATACATTATATTCCTTTATTTTTTATACAAAAATTATAAACTAAAATCTTTAGTTTTTATTCTTATATTTTTAGCACTTGGAGCAACGGTTTCAGACCAACTGGCAAGTGTATTCAAATATGGAGTGGCAAGGTTAAGACCATGCCATGATCCTAGTTTGGAGCATTATATGAGAATTGTAAAATGTGGTGGACAGTTTGGGTTTTATTCTGCACATGCGTCCAATACATTCTTTTTAGCCGCCTTTTTAAGTATTTTACTTAAAAATAAACTTAAATGGTTTCCTTATGCTATATTTGTATGGGCTATAGTAGTTTCCTACAGCCGAATATATTTAGGGGTGCATTTTCCAATTGATATTTTGGTGGGGGCGTTTGTTGGATCTTTATTGGGAGTGATATTTGGTGCACTCGCAAAAAAGGTAATCAACAAACAAAATATAACTTCATGA
- a CDS encoding YihY/virulence factor BrkB family protein, translated as MSVKVPRFILKVQEFFDDIHIPVLGISLWQMFQIYISGIFKGKIGRKAAAISWSFTMSLFPFILFLLSVLPYMPHYDKLQFYIFEVLMHNVFPSNMEGDVRGYIETNIIPNMKGISNLTIVLALIFATNGTFSLINGFNENTEEKLSDVKEFILSFFITIGFITIVFLTLFGVYYVEVVMKLFAPAYDVTWLVDNLSSIIGFVSFPLFYFILLTLFYWLGTVKITRFRQAVPGAILTTVLFLLTTYIFAIYVKDIARYNVLYGSIGSMILLMVWVNVNVYLLLFGNELNMAIRKLRIEKLLSDEIQKETVHYHSAITEPDFESDEQHRRKLEDQKKN; from the coding sequence ATGAGTGTAAAGGTTCCCAGATTTATCCTGAAGGTTCAGGAGTTTTTTGATGACATCCATATTCCTGTTTTGGGAATATCACTTTGGCAGATGTTTCAGATCTATATCTCCGGAATTTTCAAAGGAAAGATTGGGCGAAAAGCAGCTGCTATTTCCTGGAGCTTTACCATGAGTTTATTTCCTTTTATTCTTTTCCTGCTTTCGGTATTACCTTATATGCCGCATTATGACAAACTTCAGTTCTATATTTTTGAGGTGCTCATGCATAATGTTTTCCCATCCAATATGGAAGGCGATGTGAGAGGGTATATTGAAACCAATATTATCCCCAATATGAAAGGAATCAGTAATCTTACCATTGTATTGGCACTTATTTTTGCAACAAACGGTACTTTTTCTCTGATTAATGGATTTAATGAAAATACGGAAGAAAAGCTTAGTGATGTAAAAGAATTTATTCTTTCATTCTTTATAACCATAGGCTTTATAACCATTGTGTTTTTAACGCTTTTCGGAGTTTATTATGTAGAGGTGGTAATGAAGCTTTTTGCTCCCGCCTATGACGTAACATGGTTGGTAGACAACCTTTCCAGTATCATTGGTTTTGTCTCCTTCCCATTATTTTATTTTATTCTTTTGACCCTTTTTTACTGGTTGGGAACTGTGAAAATTACCAGATTCAGACAAGCTGTTCCTGGGGCGATTCTAACGACTGTATTATTTTTGCTAACCACCTATATTTTTGCCATCTATGTAAAAGATATTGCCCGATATAACGTTCTTTACGGGTCTATTGGAAGTATGATCCTGCTGATGGTCTGGGTAAATGTGAATGTATATCTTTTGCTCTTTGGAAATGAGCTGAATATGGCGATCAGAAAACTTAGAATAGAGAAGTTATTGTCAGATGAAATTCAGAAAGAAACAGTTCACTACCATTCGGCTATTACAGAACCTGATTTTGAAAGTGATGAACAGCACAGAAGAAAGCTGGAAGACCAGAAGAAGAATTAA
- the secD gene encoding protein translocase subunit SecD, which translates to MQGKGLITIVAIVLGLICLNELLPTWYASKIESQIEAAKGNEKEIKRIKEDTLNLGYTKLYYSKAKDKEMKLGLDLKGGINVLLEINQRDLVNDLTNYSTNPVLIEALNKTDEAQKNSTKSYIDNFFEQFDAVNKAKGTNLKLADPELFGNTNLSEIKYNTTDEQVKSIVKRRIDLSVGTAFEVIRTRIDKLGAIQPNVQRVPGTARISVEMPGMKDIDKVKKMLQTSAKLQFWEVQQIPEIAPYFQTLTTMVAAKGDSMGVAKNVNFMNLLQLDKLRTNGVANVKLSDTAAVNKILNSKVGMALRPANIKYTQFMWGYKPESTSPDDLVLYAIRSNINQKAPVDGAVETANISYDELGRVVVDMQMDSKGAKEWKTLTEKNVGKPVAVTLDNRVYTAPNVVGAIPNGRTQISGNFSQEEAKELVDVLGAGKLPAGAKVVQATQVGPSLGQESINAGMISFAIAFLIIIVYIIFYYGGAGVYAVIAMVINLFYIFGIMDSGDFTLTLPGIAGIVLTMAMAVDTNVIIYERTKEELFAGKSILEAYKDGFKHALSAIIDGHSTTLLTAVVLFFFGTGPIKGFALTLMIGIIMTLFTSVLLSRVMIFSRLNKGKHLSVWTPPTKNLFRNTWIDFIGKRKYAYIISAVLTVISLGSMFIHGFKYGIDFTGGRNYVVRFDKEVNANDVEEKLIKLFKTEDGKNSSVEAKTFGNAKQLKISTDYLIEDESLKADQTIEQKLYEGLKGDLPSNITLTDFKSADKDHAGIISSEKVGPTVADDIQTHGILAVVAALAGIFIYILFRFRKWQFSLGAVAALFHDAVIILGTYSLLHKYMPFNMEINQDFIAAILTVLGYSINDTVIIFDRIREYLREKKSLTLAGLFDDSISSTLGRTFNTSFTTILVILAIFIFGGDNLRGFMFAMLIGIGFGTYSSIFIASAIAYDFLKKGKEDEVHGKTTSDKEVLASK; encoded by the coding sequence ATGCAAGGAAAAGGACTTATTACAATTGTTGCTATTGTCCTGGGGTTGATTTGCTTAAACGAGCTATTACCAACCTGGTACGCCAGCAAAATTGAATCGCAGATCGAAGCTGCGAAAGGAAACGAGAAAGAGATCAAACGAATCAAGGAAGATACTCTTAATCTTGGGTATACAAAGCTTTATTATTCAAAAGCTAAAGACAAGGAAATGAAACTTGGTCTTGACTTAAAAGGAGGGATCAACGTTCTATTGGAAATCAACCAGAGAGATTTGGTTAATGATTTAACCAATTATTCTACAAACCCTGTTCTTATTGAGGCTTTAAATAAGACTGATGAAGCTCAGAAAAACTCAACAAAATCTTACATCGACAACTTCTTTGAACAGTTCGATGCGGTAAACAAAGCAAAGGGGACAAACCTAAAGCTTGCTGATCCGGAACTATTCGGAAACACGAATTTATCTGAAATAAAGTATAATACTACTGACGAGCAGGTAAAAAGTATTGTTAAGAGAAGAATTGATCTGTCTGTAGGAACAGCTTTCGAGGTCATCAGAACGAGAATTGATAAGCTTGGAGCAATCCAGCCAAACGTTCAGAGAGTACCTGGTACAGCTAGAATTTCTGTAGAGATGCCTGGTATGAAGGACATCGATAAGGTAAAGAAAATGCTTCAGACTTCTGCAAAACTTCAGTTCTGGGAAGTACAGCAAATTCCTGAAATTGCCCCTTATTTCCAGACATTAACAACTATGGTTGCTGCAAAAGGAGATTCTATGGGAGTTGCAAAGAATGTGAACTTCATGAACCTTTTACAGCTTGACAAATTAAGAACTAATGGTGTTGCCAACGTAAAATTGTCTGATACTGCTGCTGTAAACAAAATCTTGAACAGCAAAGTAGGTATGGCTTTACGTCCTGCAAACATTAAATATACACAGTTCATGTGGGGTTATAAGCCTGAATCTACAAGCCCTGATGATTTAGTATTGTATGCAATCAGAAGTAACATCAACCAAAAAGCTCCGGTAGACGGTGCCGTAGAAACTGCAAACATCAGCTATGACGAACTTGGAAGAGTAGTGGTAGACATGCAGATGGATTCTAAAGGTGCTAAAGAATGGAAAACTTTAACGGAGAAAAACGTTGGAAAACCAGTAGCTGTAACACTTGATAACAGAGTATACACTGCTCCAAACGTTGTAGGTGCTATTCCTAACGGGAGAACTCAAATCTCTGGTAACTTCTCTCAGGAAGAAGCTAAAGAATTGGTAGACGTTTTAGGTGCTGGTAAATTACCTGCAGGTGCAAAAGTAGTTCAGGCTACTCAGGTAGGTCCGTCATTAGGACAGGAATCTATCAACGCAGGTATGATTTCATTTGCAATCGCATTCTTAATTATCATTGTGTATATCATTTTCTATTACGGTGGTGCAGGAGTGTACGCTGTAATTGCAATGGTAATTAACCTTTTCTATATTTTCGGAATTATGGATTCCGGAGACTTCACTCTTACGCTTCCTGGTATCGCTGGTATCGTATTAACGATGGCTATGGCGGTAGATACGAACGTAATTATCTATGAAAGAACGAAAGAAGAATTATTTGCTGGTAAGAGTATCTTAGAAGCTTATAAAGACGGTTTTAAACACGCGTTAAGTGCGATTATTGACGGCCACTCTACTACGTTACTAACTGCAGTTGTATTGTTCTTCTTTGGAACCGGACCTATCAAAGGTTTCGCATTGACATTGATGATCGGTATTATCATGACATTGTTTACATCTGTGTTGTTATCAAGAGTAATGATCTTTAGCAGACTAAACAAAGGAAAACACCTTTCTGTTTGGACTCCTCCTACGAAAAACCTATTCAGAAATACATGGATTGACTTTATCGGAAAGAGAAAATACGCTTATATTATTTCAGCAGTATTAACGGTAATCAGCCTTGGGTCTATGTTTATCCATGGATTTAAGTATGGTATTGACTTTACTGGAGGTAGAAACTATGTTGTAAGATTTGATAAAGAAGTTAATGCTAATGATGTTGAAGAAAAACTAATAAAACTGTTCAAAACAGAAGATGGTAAGAACTCTTCTGTAGAAGCTAAAACTTTCGGAAACGCTAAGCAGTTAAAGATATCTACGGATTATCTTATTGAAGATGAATCTTTGAAAGCTGACCAGACGATCGAGCAGAAGCTATACGAAGGATTAAAGGGAGATCTGCCTTCTAATATTACTTTAACTGACTTTAAATCTGCAGATAAAGATCACGCAGGAATTATTTCATCTGAAAAAGTAGGACCTACTGTTGCTGATGATATTCAAACACACGGTATCCTTGCGGTAGTGGCTGCATTGGCTGGTATCTTTATCTATATCTTATTCAGATTTAGAAAATGGCAGTTCTCTTTAGGTGCTGTTGCAGCATTATTCCACGATGCGGTTATTATTTTAGGAACGTATTCATTACTTCACAAATATATGCCGTTCAACATGGAGATCAATCAGGATTTCATTGCTGCGATCCTTACGGTATTAGGATACTCAATCAACGATACTGTAATTATCTTCGACAGAATTAGAGAATATCTGAGAGAAAAGAAATCTTTAACATTAGCAGGATTATTTGACGACTCTATTTCAAGCACATTGGGTAGAACATTCAACACTTCATTCACGACGATTCTTGTGATCCTTGCAATCTTTATCTTTGGTGGTGATAACCTAAGAGGATTTATGTTTGCAATGCTAATCGGTATTGGATTTGGTACTTACTCATCTATCTTTATTGCATCAGCAATCGCTTATGACTTCCTTAAGAAAGGAAAAGAAGATGAAGTCCACGGAAAAACTACTTCAGACAAAGAAGTACTTGCTTCTAAATAA
- a CDS encoding GlxA family transcriptional regulator, with the protein MKHISIIVYENVMCTAVSNTIALLTSANDMALRNHLPALFQIELVGIEKKDIKTNLPIHFQCSKTITDTFKTDVVIISPNTVSSPQQADVLLTENHRLIKWIEEKYIQKAEIISLCTGAYFLAESGLLNGMPATSHWGAMDDLQKRYPQIDFKPDHVVTHSKGIITGGGGFSSLNALLYFIEKNSTKEIAIELSKYYALDYGRTSQNIFSIFSGQRLHDDHEIHQAQNYIEKGVKTDISVELIADQVNMSKRNFIRRFKNATTLNPIEYIQRVKVEAAKKALETGESNIADITYSMGYNDLKTFRTLFKRLTGLTPIDYKNKYKGSLMD; encoded by the coding sequence ATGAAGCACATTTCAATTATAGTATATGAAAATGTAATGTGTACGGCAGTTTCCAATACCATAGCATTGCTTACCAGTGCCAATGACATGGCACTTAGGAATCATCTGCCTGCCCTTTTTCAAATAGAATTAGTGGGAATTGAGAAAAAAGACATAAAAACCAATCTTCCCATACATTTTCAGTGTTCCAAGACAATAACCGATACATTTAAGACAGATGTAGTCATTATATCTCCTAATACTGTCAGTTCTCCACAACAGGCAGATGTATTATTAACTGAAAATCATAGACTTATTAAATGGATAGAAGAAAAATATATTCAAAAGGCAGAAATCATCAGTTTATGTACAGGGGCTTATTTTCTGGCTGAATCCGGGCTGTTGAATGGTATGCCAGCCACTTCCCATTGGGGAGCTATGGATGACCTGCAAAAAAGATATCCACAGATTGACTTTAAACCGGATCATGTTGTGACCCACTCCAAGGGAATCATCACAGGTGGCGGCGGATTCTCCTCTTTAAATGCCCTGCTCTATTTTATAGAAAAAAATTCCACTAAAGAAATTGCTATTGAACTCAGCAAATACTATGCACTGGACTATGGCCGAACTTCACAGAATATTTTCAGTATTTTTTCCGGACAACGCCTACATGATGACCATGAAATTCATCAGGCACAAAATTATATTGAAAAAGGGGTTAAAACTGATATTTCTGTAGAGCTGATTGCCGATCAGGTTAATATGAGCAAACGAAATTTTATCCGGAGGTTTAAGAATGCAACAACGCTGAATCCTATAGAATATATTCAGCGAGTAAAGGTAGAGGCAGCCAAGAAAGCTCTTGAAACCGGAGAATCCAATATTGCAGATATTACTTACAGCATGGGTTACAATGACCTGAAAACATTCAGGACTTTATTCAAACGGTTGACCGGTCTTACTCCAATAGACTACAAAAACAAATATAAGGGCAGCTTAATGGATTAA
- a CDS encoding tetratricopeptide repeat protein translates to MKKSLLLLASITFSLNVFAQDKKMAEECFKKADYRCAEEQYSKLVEKEQIRKIQSEYYNNLGTSQRRLGKTSLAFKSYDMALKTNPMSVSVYENLSSLYSQKGDKKKALEYIESGLKVDDKSPDLYLTRSKIYETQDKKDLAKADLNHILTFAPDNIFAKTGLANLKKNHGELEDALKDYNKLIAEKPESLLYNGRADVYLKMKRNKEALADVSKAISIDPKFSQSYVTKAMVLFNTAKPKEACENLDKAVSLGYEKAVLAEYYAKCVKK, encoded by the coding sequence ATGAAAAAATCTTTATTACTGTTAGCTTCCATTACCTTCTCTCTAAATGTCTTTGCCCAGGATAAAAAAATGGCTGAAGAATGTTTTAAAAAAGCAGATTATAGATGTGCTGAAGAGCAATATTCCAAACTGGTAGAGAAGGAGCAGATCAGAAAAATTCAATCCGAATATTATAATAATCTAGGAACGTCTCAAAGACGATTAGGAAAGACCAGTCTTGCTTTTAAATCGTATGATATGGCATTAAAGACCAATCCGATGTCTGTTTCTGTGTATGAAAATCTTTCTTCGCTCTACAGCCAGAAAGGAGACAAGAAAAAAGCATTGGAGTACATTGAAAGTGGCCTTAAAGTGGATGATAAAAGTCCTGATTTATATCTTACACGTTCTAAGATCTATGAAACCCAGGACAAAAAAGATTTGGCCAAAGCAGATCTCAATCATATTCTGACCTTTGCACCGGATAATATTTTTGCCAAAACAGGATTAGCCAATCTGAAAAAGAACCATGGCGAGCTGGAAGATGCTCTGAAAGATTATAATAAACTCATTGCCGAAAAACCCGAATCACTACTGTACAATGGAAGGGCGGATGTTTATTTGAAGATGAAAAGAAATAAAGAAGCGCTTGCAGACGTAAGTAAAGCGATTTCTATTGATCCGAAATTTTCCCAGTCGTATGTCACTAAAGCTATGGTTTTATTCAATACAGCCAAACCAAAAGAAGCCTGTGAAAATCTTGATAAAGCGGTAAGTTTAGGCTATGAAAAAGCCGTTTTAGCTGAGTATTATGCTAAATGTGTTAAAAAATAA